The Zestosphaera sp. genome contains a region encoding:
- a CDS encoding amidohydrolase family protein — translation MLFEALGGNDMEEADIILYGRYVATLDRASRVISRGAVVVRDGVIVDVGVEEDIRGKYEAKEVIERRNHIVIPGLVDCHTHTQQYLLRSAINDWMLQLPPVWTKILVPFEKIMGEDLARLSSKASIINMLRNGITYFVEAGAPYPEILAEEVLASGINGVVTYATYDIAEEKVAEPKEVLERVERLYREYGNRGGNLRVWVSLRQVMMVSEELMNDVIELGGRHGLGLTLHLGEYQGEVDYTLAKYGLRPLEYVVKRGVERINPIIIAHGVYFSPKEVRVLRDYGFGLCWCPSVDSWLMGMHWIGLTDVEDLKLGIGSDGGVWGRIDLLHEAKVAKALGKALSTSVAYFKAGLDSNTLLKMLTGSTGSLVGEKIGRLERGYAADIVVLDTKEIKNLPVHNPVDAVINYLEGDSVTDVIISGKLVVENKEVKTLEEEKVLKELLDREEEIKEKFTELAKQLKTMS, via the coding sequence ATGTTGTTTGAAGCTCTAGGAGGTAATGACATGGAGGAAGCTGACATAATATTGTATGGCAGGTACGTAGCAACCTTAGATCGAGCTAGTCGAGTAATTTCTAGAGGTGCTGTAGTAGTTAGAGATGGTGTAATTGTTGATGTAGGTGTTGAGGAGGACATACGCGGCAAGTATGAGGCGAAGGAAGTAATTGAGAGAAGAAATCATATAGTGATTCCAGGCTTAGTAGATTGTCATACTCACACACAGCAATATCTGCTTAGGTCCGCCATAAATGATTGGATGCTTCAGTTGCCTCCTGTCTGGACAAAGATTTTAGTTCCTTTCGAGAAGATAATGGGTGAAGATCTAGCAAGACTCTCAAGCAAGGCTAGCATAATTAATATGTTAAGGAATGGGATTACTTACTTTGTTGAGGCCGGCGCTCCATATCCAGAGATTTTGGCTGAGGAGGTTCTCGCTTCCGGGATCAATGGTGTGGTCACGTATGCTACATATGACATCGCAGAAGAAAAAGTTGCAGAACCTAAAGAAGTGCTTGAGAGGGTTGAGAGACTCTATAGAGAATACGGTAATCGCGGAGGAAATCTTCGTGTGTGGGTTAGTTTAAGGCAGGTTATGATGGTTTCTGAGGAGTTAATGAACGACGTGATTGAGCTCGGCGGTAGGCATGGCTTAGGGCTTACACTCCATCTAGGTGAGTATCAGGGGGAGGTAGACTATACGCTCGCTAAATACGGCTTAAGACCCCTAGAATACGTAGTTAAGCGGGGGGTCGAGAGAATCAATCCTATTATTATAGCTCACGGCGTCTATTTCTCACCGAAGGAAGTGCGCGTCCTTAGAGACTATGGGTTCGGGCTGTGCTGGTGTCCCTCAGTTGATTCGTGGCTTATGGGCATGCACTGGATCGGACTCACTGACGTGGAAGATCTTAAGTTAGGGATTGGAAGTGACGGAGGTGTTTGGGGCAGGATAGACTTACTACATGAAGCTAAGGTCGCTAAAGCCTTAGGCAAGGCACTAAGCACTTCCGTCGCGTACTTCAAGGCAGGACTAGACTCAAACACATTACTCAAGATGTTGACGGGCTCTACAGGATCTTTAGTAGGCGAGAAGATTGGAAGACTTGAGAGAGGTTATGCGGCAGACATAGTAGTGCTAGACACTAAAGAAATTAAGAACCTGCCCGTACACAACCCCGTAGACGCTGTAATAAATTATCTTGAAGGAGATAGCGTTACGGACGTAATAATTAGTGGGAAGCTAGTAGTCGAGAATAAGGAAGTCAAGACATTAGAAGAAGAGAAAGTCTTAAAAGAATTGCTAGACCGAGAAGAAGAAATAAAAGAAAAGTTTACGGAGCTAGCAAAACAACTTAAAACCATGTCGTAA
- a CDS encoding winged helix-turn-helix domain-containing protein, with translation MKKRNKLEIILEVLEIVSSESGINPTWLSTKANLSYDRLKKILDELIARGLVESIPSNERKGSTMLVLTPEGVELLEELRKLRSLLRDYGLI, from the coding sequence ATGAAGAAACGAAACAAGCTAGAGATAATCTTAGAAGTACTAGAAATAGTTAGTTCTGAGAGCGGAATAAATCCTACATGGCTCTCAACTAAAGCGAATCTATCGTATGATAGATTAAAGAAAATACTGGATGAGTTAATAGCGCGTGGACTTGTAGAGAGTATCCCCTCAAACGAACGCAAAGGTTCTACGATGCTAGTCCTAACTCCTGAGGGTGTAGAGCTCCTAGAAGAATTGAGAAAGTTAAGGTCTCTATTAAGAGACTATGGGTTAATCTAA
- a CDS encoding DUF5985 family protein — translation MDLYQLMLLVLNIACLALFSYISTVFLKSYLRTGVKFLGFFSASFMLLALSQAASATSNILEDPKISLTLYTLSSSTASAAFLVMLFFMLCASKEEAFAIMPPLLLVSFSDLLAFTISMTVSLLVSGKYLRSYLIVLSLTYFLRGLSSLLMLSQLGIHLLITSELLKASATLVFATYHLSKVIKP, via the coding sequence ATGGACCTCTATCAGCTTATGTTACTCGTACTGAATATTGCGTGTCTTGCTCTCTTCTCATACATATCTACTGTCTTCTTGAAGTCATACCTAAGGACAGGTGTTAAGTTTCTTGGTTTTTTCTCAGCCTCATTTATGTTGCTCGCACTCAGTCAAGCAGCTTCAGCAACCTCAAACATTCTTGAAGACCCTAAGATTTCTCTAACTTTATACACATTATCTTCCTCAACTGCTTCAGCAGCTTTTCTCGTGATGTTGTTTTTTATGTTGTGTGCAAGTAAAGAGGAGGCTTTTGCTATCATGCCTCCCCTACTACTAGTGTCTTTCTCTGACTTACTGGCATTCACAATATCCATGACAGTTTCTCTCCTCGTTAGTGGGAAGTACTTAAGAAGCTACTTAATCGTACTCTCCCTCACGTACTTCCTCAGAGGCTTAAGTAGTTTGCTAATGCTGTCACAACTAGGCATACATCTACTCATAACTTCCGAATTATTGAAAGCTTCAGCAACGCTAGTATTCGCAACATACCACTTGAGTAAGGTCATTAAGCCATGA